The window AGAGGCGTAGAGAGCTGACCCCGGTTGCGTTGCTTCGCGGTGAAGGTGGAGCTTTGTGGAGCTCCAATGGCGGTTCCAGATTTCTAGGGTTTTGGAGGGTTTGGGTCTCTCTCTCAGTCTCAGTGTGATGAGAGAGAAGAGGAGGTTGGATTTACAACTACGGGTGCAGAGTCGCTGATATTTATATTTTGCAAGTGAGATGGAATGGCGGTGGCACGTGACGAGGAGGCTGGATGAAAGTGGGCGTCTTGTATAGCCTTTTCGTCCATAGGTGGCTAAACCGATCAGAACCGGTCGGTCCGGGTCAGCTCTTTTTTTTTTGTTGAAAATATGTTATTTCTGTCCGTTCCAGGCCGGGCCTAATATGTGCCGGATCGGTCCCGGTCCCCAAGATTAGCAAAAAAAATGCGGCCTGAAAACCCGGTAGTAGTTAGGTGTCATAGACTAATTGTTAATGTTTACGATTCTAGAATACTACTCTTAAGAGTAACCACATGAGATTGCAAAAATAAAACCCAATTCTAAAACCCCCAAACCAATTCTAGACTAAATCACAAATCTTAAACTCAATCACGCAACATCGCAACATCCATCATCAGAGACACATGAGACGACTGGAAAGTGGTAATTGTTGAGTTGTCGACCATCATCAACCATAGTTGTGTCGTCTCTTCATAGTTAGAACTTTATATTGGGCATTTGGAAGAGTCGTTCATGTTTGAGTGAGGTTCAACTTGTGAATCGAGCAAGTGAATCAAATACGCCATGTTTCCTTCTTTGGCAACTAGGCTCGCGACCTTGTTATCGTCTTCAAGAAGCTAATTGAAGGAGAGACTCCAAAGCCTTCTTCATGAACTCGAAGTCGCTGATTCGGAGCCGGGTGGCGTTTGACTAGTGGAGAACGTTGAGGAGCAAGTTGAGGTCACGGACCAGGTTAGAGAGGGAGGTAGTGTCGTGACAACGATCATGTCAAGCTCGCTCTGCATGTGGAGTTTTTCGTTAGAGAAAGACGAGTGGTTACATTTGTGGGAGTGGAGAAGCACCGACAAGACCGGCCGGTTTTTGCCAGTCTAAGCTTTTACCGGTCTCTGCATTCAAAAGCATCCAACCTGGTCTGGTTTAATAGTCGTCGGTCTAGTCCAATCTTTCGAAAATTAGTTCCGGTTTAGGACGGAGCCCAACCCTAATTTCTTCAACATCAAGGGTTAATGAAAGTGAGAACCGCTTTAACAGAAATCGTGAAACAATTCGTGTGTAAGTGTGTGCCATTCATTCACCCATCCTAGTTCTTAACTTCTTATGATATAGGGAGCGAGGAAGGGTCCCAACTCTAAAGGAAAGGAAACAATGTGAAGGCTTCCTTATCGAGCATGATCGATTAAGAAAACAAGAATCTGAAAAACCATATTGTAGTCATTATATTGTACAGGAAATTGCTTTTTACTTGTTTCAATTAATTAACCTATATTGCGTCGATCATCATTGAACAACATCCTAGATATGAATTCGTACCTTTTTGCTTGGCTTTACTACATTAATTGATCATGCATGAGACAAGCTAGAAAGTGATAAATATGCATTCATCCCTCCAACATGTGTATGATGCGATATTGAAATTTTATGTTTTGAATAATATTATTTTGGTACTTCTTAATTAGTTATAATAGAAGCTGAAACAAGAGTGGTTAATTAACTGGATAATTAATCCTAAAGCTAAAGTAAAATAGGCACCCAATAGCAAGGTTCTAAAAGGCTCCGCCTAGGCGCCGCCCAGGTTATAGGCGGAGCTAAGCCGCTCGGATTTTCCTAAAAGCGTTTGAATTAGGCGGAGGGTCGCCTAGGCACCGCCTAGGCGGTCAAGGTGCTATCGAGGCGGTCAAGGCGCGTCCAAGGCGAAGGCTAGACTAGGCGGAGGATGCGGCAACAACAAAAAAAAAAAACTAAAACGCTTTAAAACTGAAAACCTAATCTGATTCCCAATTCGATACTTCTCGCCGTTTTGCCTCTCCCACACTCATCGACCTCCTCGCCGTTCTATCTATCCCAAACTCAGTGACCTCATCGTTTTGATCTCCCAAACTAAGCGACTTCCCCATTCTTTGCGACTCTGCCAGTCAGCGACCTCACCGTCGACTCCCTCTCTTTTGTTCAGTCATGGCGTCATCTCTTGACGACGTATACTTCTTCAATCTTCAAACCTCTACTTCAAATCATTCGATGAATAAATGAATAATACTGTGTTGTTTTCTTGTGTCCTTGTTTGGTTGTTCCATTCTTAGACTCTTAGTACTAGGTACTAAGTACTTACTACTGTGTTGTTGGCTTGTTGCATTTTTAGGTTTTATTCTCGTCCTTATACATACAGCTGAGAATCTGAGAATTGATCCTTAAGACATCAACTCATCAAGCAGTATATACTCTGTTCTCTGTACAATTTGGTGGCAGGGAGACGAACACCTTTTTACATCTAGTATGAATCTACTTTCATGTCGTTTGATTGATCTAAACTTGAATTCAAATTATTCAATCAATAATCATGCTTATGTAGTTTTAATTTGTGTTGGCAACTTGGCATGAATCGCATGATTATATATAGAAAATGCTTATATAAGGAAGTAAGAAACTAAGGATAGCAATGTGCATGTAAACTTATATATAATTAGTTATGCACTAGTTGAGTTCTTGTACGTAATTCAGTAACTTCAAAATAATGTGATTGGAGTTGACTTATTTTTTGTTAGGAAATGGCAGGTACAACGTCTTCTGAAGTGTCGAATACAACGTTGGAGAATGAGATGTATTTAAAGCGTAAATCCAATGATGTTGGATGGGAATATAGAGCATTGATGAACCTTTCAAATTTAGACAAGGTGAAGTGCAAGTTATGTGGTAAAGTACTTAGTGGTGAAATATATCGGCTTAAGCAACATATTGCCCATGTAAAAGGGAATGTGGCTCCGTGTAATATGTCTTCATATGAGGATAAGAATAAGTGTAAGAAGAACTTGAAGAATCACTAGATTTAATCTTTCTTTTTAAGACTTATGCTATGCACTTATGGAAGTTGTAAACTTGCCAGCTTGCAACATTTACATTTGAACATTTGAAAAATGTTATTTTGAAGTTGTTAAGTGGTGATTATGTTGAGTGTCCAAGAGCTAAGGGTGCTTTGAATTAGAACTCATTTTTGTTTGTAAATTTACAAGTGGGATTGCTCCCTTTTGGATAAAGGTCATGTTAAAAAATTTATATTTATTAATTCAATGTGAGAAAAGTAAATCGTCTAGTCCCCGCCTAGGCTGTTCAAGCGCTAGACTATGGGTCGTCGCCCACCTAATGCCTAACGTCTTTTAGACCATTGCCCAATAGACAATGACCTAAAATATACATACTCCTTTCCATTGGAAAAGGGTCTAGTAAATTAAGCTAAAAACCCATTTCCATTGGTACTTGCATGATTATGAAGGGAAAAAAAAAAAATACAATTATCAAACGGTCAAACCATCTCCTATTGTATATTGAACTTTTACTAGTATTATGTTTTTGCTCTAGAGCATCAATCAGGTTTTTGAATTGAAAACTCAGAATAACTAGAACAACTACGATGATGAGACCAAGAACCAATTAATGATGTCACTACTATTTTAAGACAAAGATGTACAAAGAAAAATCTTGAAAAGAAAATACAGACTTTAGATATATTCATTGGTAAAAATATGTTTCATCATAACATTGAGCTTATCGACTGATCTCTTCATTGATCGGAAATCAAATTAGGGATATATGAGATGATTGTTGAAATCCTTTGAACTAGTTATTTTAAACATCGTGATATATTAGCACACCATGCTAGATCAATCATTGTGGCCTCAACGTACAGTTGGATCAACAATCTTAAGTATACAAACAAACCAGTGCAAAATTTCAACAAAAATACAATCTAAATAAACTGATGATAGAAAATTCATGAGTTTGATAACTATAATGAGTAAGTATACGCTGAAATAATATTTTTCAATTGAGTAACATAAAATTTTGTCTACGTACTTTGGTTATCCACAAGGGGAAAAGAAATGAATTTGAAAAATAGACTGCTTGCAGTTGCAATATTATATGAGGGGAGTGCTAAGACATAGTGTGCTAAACAGCTCAAAACTATATTTCAAATTAGCCGAGTAATAGGACACAATGTGTTAGACAGAAGTTACCCAAAATGAACAACATTAAAAAACAAAATAATGAAAAACATAACAACTACAAATGATGTTGCATGATTTATGAAAGTGCAACAATCAAGCAGTCAAACCATTGTACATTAAACTTTAACTAGTATTTTGTTTTTATTCAACCATACTAAAAACTAAGGAAAATTGAGTTTGTGAAGAGTCTAAATGACAAGAAGTCTGTAAGAGTCTTTAAACAAGTACATGTCACCCTCTCTGGTGATAAGAATAGGATCTTGAAGATGATTTTGGATGTCCAAGACGAAATGTGGGACCAAGTACGTAAAATTGGTGGAGAGGCACATGCTATTGAAGATATTTGCAAGGCTGCCTCTAAGTGGTTTAGTGACAATCCTATGGACCGTACAAGAGATAATATGTCCGTAGTTTTTATATGTAGTTTGATACATGAGAGATATGTGGTTATGATAGTGGGGGATGAGTATGAAAAGCCGTTATATGTACACAACATGGTTTTTAGAAGTGGAAGTGGCTCTGAATTGCAATTATAGGAGTTAACAAATTTGTCTTACTTGAATGCACTAATTGATATGAACGTCATGGAGGAGAAAATTACGAAATCAGCATGCATAGATTCTCATACTAGGGGGAAAACTTCAAATCTATTCTTTGGAGGATGGGAAGGATGTCTGTGAGGCTGAAGGAAGTTTGATTGATGAGCTATATAACCGTAATCTAGTGTATACAAACATGCTTTTTAATGAAAATAGCATGTTTGTAATAATTCGCACTACAGATCAACATATCTTGAGTCTGATTAACTTAGAGGGACATCTAATCAGATTTGATTTTAAAATTAAAAGGGACTGTATGGATTGGTTACGCTTTCCACTGAATTTTGTGTGATATCTGGTGAAACTGTCGTCCGCAGAATGTTGCTTTGACTGGTTTAATTCATGTGAAGTTTTGTAAAATCATGTTCGGAAGAAACATTTTACTAACACAGAGCATGAATCTTGTGACTATTGTCTCTCATATGCAAATAGCGAGATATTACACTGAACATATGAGACTGTTTCATTTGAGAGTTTGGGTGACCCTGACCCACCCTATTAGGATTTAGCCAAGAGTCAACTAGCTTATCCCATTGTAAGGTAATTTCATCTTTTGAGAGCTTGGCTGACTCCTCCTCTTGGGTGTAAACAAATGAATCAAGGCAAATTTACTGGGTCTATAAGCTTCCAAACAAGATTTGGTTACATGTAACTTACTGAGTTAAGATAATTTCATCTTTTGAAGTTTGGCCGACTCTTCTTGGGTGTGGATAAATGAATCAAGGCAAGTTTACTAGGTCTATAAGCTTCCGGACATGATTTGGTTACATGTAACTTACTGATATTAATTTAATTTTAATTAGATACACCTTGAGAACTTTATAACATCTGAAATATTATCTCAAAAAAAAAGTCTTTGAATTGAATGTCTGAGTAGCAAAGAATAATTACAATGATGAGAGTATGGTCTAGTTAATGATTTTACTCTGATTTCAGTGCATATGTATACAAGAGAATTTCACAAAATATATTTTTGACATTAGATATAGTCGTGTCTCTCGTGAGCATATAAACTGATCTCTTCATTATAGAGAACTGCTGAGATCTTTTGCACTATTGGAGGGTATGAATTTGGTTAAGATGTTGTTTTGATTACTTGGAACTTATGGCCTCGTTTGTTTAATGAGACTAGATCATGGTCCCTTTCGTTTAATGAGACAAGTTTATGGATGTAACTGAATTTTAATCTACTTTAAACTTGATAGATTATTGAACTCATGTAACACAATTCTACACAATTCTAAACTCTCATTTCCAATTGACGTTCATATATTTCTTTTCAAAAAAAAAAATTGATATAGTCGTGTCTATCATAAAACACAACAAAGTCTTTATCGTAAACCTAAATGTCAGATTCACAACAAAATTCATAAGCATGTATACATAGGAACCGAGAACACATTGGTAAATGTACAAATAGAAGGACAAACCTCTTTAACGAGTCCTCAATAATTTCAGCTCCACTTACAAATAGAAGGACAAACCTCTTTGACAAATAGAACACACTATGTTGTTGAGTCGAATCGCCCACCAGTGTAACTTCATATTGTTCAACCCCTGCATGAAATAAAAAGATAAAAAAATCACTAAACCATTTGTCAAAGAATGCAAATCAAAGTATAAAGAAACTGTTTCTTTGCCGTTCATATGATAATATTTCATAATTTTATTTTTTCACTCCAACCACATACGACTACCCCGAAGGTTGCATCCTTTTTCTTCCGGTAGTCTGCACCATACTTCTGTAAGTGCTCACGCACTCTTTCTGCTGCATAAAGAGGTGTTGTACATTCACTCAGACGATGTTCCCCGTCCTTAATCTATCATTACACACAAGTGGTTTTTCTAAATTTTGTGTGAATGAATAATGAATGAAACGTCAATAGTTGATACCTTAAATTTGCTCTCCTCCTAACCATTAATTTAATCTTGATTTGAGGTGTAATGGATCTGAAAACCCTAACTACCAAAACTAAGAGAAAAAGAAAAAGAAAGTAAATTGATTCAATATTCAGATGTGATTACATTGCAGCTAGCTTCCAACTATATAGTCCGGACTAAAACGATAAAACAACATCATTACATATTTGGGGCCTAACACATGCATGGTCTTAAATAAGTAAAAACAACTATTTGGGCCTGGATACACAATTGGGCTCGGTGGTAACCATATTGAGTGCATCAAATACTGCATTTCAACGGTTAAGACAATGACTCGTTACATTTCTTCCCCCTTCAACATAAACTTGTCCTCAAGTTTCATCTTCAGAATCAAAGTCTTAACACACTCAGGCTTCTCCAAGCTTCTCCACAAGTTCAAGTGTAAGAGACATTGCAAGAACAACACTAATAGCTCCATACCAAGGTTCTAAAAAACGCTGGGCGCTAGTCGGGCGGACAGCGTCCAAAAGATTAATCGGGGATTAATCGGATTTGTATTTTTGTATTTATTTTATTTTCTAATAACAAATAATTATATAAATACAATTAAAATAGGTATTATAATGTCTAAAAATAATGAAAAAACAACATATAATGCTGAAAATAATGAAAATACATAACATATGTCCTTAAAAATGTACTAACAACAATGTTCTAAGGAAAATAAGAAATACAATTCAACATTTCAACAACAATGTAATTGAAGCAAGTAAGAAATGCAATTAAACAACAATGTCCTTAAGAAAATCCGAAAATAAAAAACACAATTCACCAACTAGGCAACAATGTCCAAAAAACAATTCAAATAAAGAAAAATACATTCTTGCAAGCCTACTCCTCCAATTCTTCTTCTCCATATCCTTCAAGTACTTCTTCGGTATCGGAGTCAAAATCAAAATCCATAGTTTCTTCTTCCTCTTCATCCGAATCAAAATCTTCTTCAAGTTCTCTTATTTCTTGAATTCTAAAACTTCTCCTAGGCTCTAAGCCACTATCCACTCCTAAATCATTTCCAACCATTTCATTAGTGACATCGGACAAAGTATCCTCATCACCACCATCAACAATCCAACCTTGTGCATTAGTAGCTTCACTAGCAAGGAGAACATCCACATTTTTCTCTCTCTCTTTTCTTTTTGTTGAGAATCTTGGCATTGAATTGAACATAGACTAAATTGTTCAACCTTGTTGCATCAAGTCTATTTCTTTTCTTTGTATGAATCTAAATTAAGAATAAAAATTAAAAAGAGAGTAAATTATCCTTGAATATTATGAGACTATGAGTGCAAAACTATATAAATTAAGCAAATAATTACCCATTCAAAAGCGCTCCAATTCCTTTCACATCCGGATGAACTTGTTGTCAAACCAAGTATTCTTTTAGCCAAAGTTTGCAATTTTGGCACTTGATTTCCATAAATATTCCACCAACCAACTACAAAAATATAAAAAGCCAACAACATTATTAATTAGTCAAAACTACAAAAGCAAAACAAATAAACAATACTAATGACAAAATAAAAAAAGTTATGAAGTCTTCTTACCCGGATTATAATTTTCATTATCTTGTGAGCATCCCTTCAAAGCGATAGGTTTTCCAAATGAACCCTCTTTGTTCAAGTACTTGTGCAATTTTACGTTGGTCACCTTATCTTGAATGTCAAGATCATCACCAAAGAACTTCTCCACACATTCAATAAACCCATCCATAACCACTCCATCATTTACAATGCTTGGATCAACATATGTGTAATAAGGGTTCAAGAGGTATCCCACTAAATGCAATGGACTATCAAGTCGTTCACGGGTTTTCCCATCAAGAATGTCAAGGATTGGACGATAATGAGCTTCTTGATTTTTGTATGTCTTCTTAATCTCTTCTCTAGCTTTTTGTAGCTCTCCATACACAAAGCCCATTGATGGCTTCCGATCCCCATCAACAAGGCAAAGCACCTTGACTAAAGGGGCAAACACCTTCAAGCAAAGATTTACTCCATTCCAAAAAGGACTCAAAGCAATACTCGCAGCTGTCTTCCCCTTTGCACTCTTTGCATGCTTGCTTTCACTCCACTCACCACTAGTAATCATAGATCTCAATTCAATCTTTTTCTCGATCAAGCTTTGTAAAGTAAGGAAAGCGGTTGCAAATCTTGTGACTCCCGGCCTCACTATGTCTCTTTTCTTTGTATACTTTCTCATCAAGTGCAAAGTCTTGTGATGTGCATAAATGTAGATGGTGAAACTCTTTGCCTTGTCAATCACATTCTTGAATTTAGGTTGGGTGCCAATTCCTTGAAGCATAAGATTGATGGTGTGAGTTGCACAAGAAGTCCAAAATATTGTTGGCCTCTTCAACTTCAACAAATCTCCCGCCATCATGTTGTTTGAAGCATTATCCGTCACCACTTGAACAACATTATGTGGCCCAATTTCTTCTATGCACTTGTCCACATATTCAAAAATATACTTTCCGGTGAGTGACTCATCCGATGCTTCCTTAGAAGAAAAAAAGATTGTCCCTTCCACACAATTAACACACAAGTTCATGATGCTTCTTCTTTTCCGGTCACTCCATGCATCGATCATGATAGAGCAACCATTCTTTGCCCACTCCTCTTCTTGCCTCTTTAATAAGCCCTTAGTTCTCTCCACCTCTTCCTTCAACAATGGCTCCCTTAATTGGTATTGAGTTGGTGGTTTGTAACCCAGGCCAAATTGCCCAACCGCTTCCACAAACCTCTTGAAACTATCATTCTCAATGGCATGGAAAGGAAGACCGGCTTCATACACCCATCTAGCCAAATATTGATGCACATTATGTGTTCTTTCCTTAAAAAGTGAATCATTGATATTTTTTTGCTTCATCTTCTTGCTTTCATCCAATGAAGAATCAGGATCAATGGCGGATGCATAACGATCCATAGGTCCAAGAAAGCGCTTCTTTCTTCTTGTCTCATGACTTGATCCATCCNNNNNNNNNNNNNNNNNNNNCTGGGAACAAGAGAGTGAGAGTCTAAGAGAATGAGAGACTAGAGGGGATGAGAGAGGAGAGAATAGAGACAGAGAGGAGGGACAGAGATGAGAGACGAAGAGAGGAGAGATATAGATGAGAGAGTGAGAGACGAAGAGAGGAGAGTTGACATAGATGAGAGATGAAGAGAGAACTCAGAAGACTGAGAAGAGAGAATAGAGGTGAGTCCATGAGGCAGTTAGCGACTTAGGGTACTAGTTTTTTTTTTTTTTCGTTTTACACTAAAAAAAAAAACGTTTTTTGTCCACCTAGCCGACTAGGCGCTCGCCCAGCCGCCTAGGCGCCGCCCAGGCGGCCAAAAAACGGCCAGCCGCCTAGACCCGCCGATTTCCTAAAATCGGGACGGCAACCCTTCTCCGGGCGCCCAGGCGGCCGCCTAGGCCGTTTTTTAAAACCTTGCTCTATACCAAGCAATCAACATAAGGAGTAGACAAACCTTCAATCCTGCCATAATGAGAACATGATAACCTTCCAGACCCTTAATCCAGCATGAAAGAAGTACCATTCTTGAAACTTGAAGCTCAAACAAGCACCTGCAAGCTAGCTTAGTATCCACAAAAGTGATCATCAATACCTGATATGTAGCAGCAGATATGTAATCATCAGTAGCATCTAACATACTACTCTTCTCTTGTTTCTTAAGATGATAAGCCAGTCTTGATAACTTTGTCTTGTCATTGATCCTCATTTGACAAGCATCATTTTTGGACCCATAATTAGTAGCACCAATGACATGAGCAGATGGTTGATTCAGAAGTGAAGCCTTCCCTGAATAATTTCCATTGCATAAAATTATCTTACCCAAGAATAAGGCTTCCTTCAGACCCATCACTTCCACCACTCTAGGATTTGTCCCTATGTGAAGATCTCTTTGCACTGTATCCATATAGCTAGGTATTGAACCATGAGGTAGAAGGAATTCTTCCCTGAAATGTTTCTTGTGTGTCACATGATCTGAACAACCCAACTGGGAACAATACCTTCATATTGTTGACCCATGTGACACTCTTGTGTTCATATTCATAGTGTACTCGAGAGCAAACGACACTTCCAAAAGCTACAAGCTCAAACCTGCACCAAGTTGTTGTCGAGTAAAGTAAACTAACAGAGAATTTCATAACAATAGATTCACTCACTATGAAGCTGAGCCAAGCATGTTCAAAATTCCCTTCTCCAACTGTCTTCTATGTATTTCTTGTTGTGCTCTCAAAATTGACTTCAAGATGCCAGTCATATGTGAAGCCTCAGCTGTTATTCAAATGAACTGGAACTCTCAGTAATTTAAATTTCACATATAACATGCAAAGATGCCCACTAGAAACTGCATTACTCAAACCCTTCT of the Fragaria vesca subsp. vesca linkage group LG6, FraVesHawaii_1.0, whole genome shotgun sequence genome contains:
- the LOC101295358 gene encoding uncharacterized protein LOC101295358; amino-acid sequence: MDRYASAIDPDSSLDESKKMKQKNINDSLFKERTHNVHQYLARWVYEAGLPFHAIENDSFKRFVEAVGQFGLGYKPPTQYQLREPLLKEEVERTKGLLKRQEEEWAKNGCSIMIDAWSDRKRRSIMNLCVNCVEGTIFFSSKEASDESLTGKYIFEYVDKCIEEIGPHNVVQVVTDNASNNMMAGDLLKLKRPTIFWTSCATHTINLMLQGIGTQPKFKNVIDKAKSFTIYIYAHHKTLHLMRKYTKKRDIVRPGVTRFATAFLTLQSLIEKKIELRSMITSGEWSESKHAKSAKGKTAASIALSPFWNGVNLCLKVFAPLVKVLCLVDGDRKPSMGFVYGELQKAREEIKKTYKNQEAHYRPILDILDGKTRERLDSPLHLVGYLLNPYYTYVDPSIVNDGVVMDGFIECVEKFFGDDLDIQDKVTNVKLHKYLNKEGSFGKPIALKGCSQDNENYNPGKKTS